Proteins co-encoded in one Ziziphus jujuba cultivar Dongzao chromosome 9, ASM3175591v1 genomic window:
- the LOC107426684 gene encoding auxin-induced protein 15A-like — protein MGFRLPRVVPAKKLLQRTFSNKDKAASLAADVPKGHLVVYVGETEKKRFVVPLSLLNQPSFQELLIQVEEEFGFEHPMGGLTIPCREDAFIDLMSQLNVL, from the coding sequence ATGGGTTTCCGTTTGCCTCGTGTAGTTCCTGCTAAGAAACTTCTTCAGCGCACCTTTTCTAACAAAGACAAAGCAGCTTCACTTGCAGCAGATGTCCCAAAAGGCCATCTTGTAGTCTATGTTGGAGAGACTGAAAAGAAACGGTTTGTGGTTCCTTTATCACTTCTGAACCAGCCTTCATTCCAAGAGTTGTTAATTCAGGTTGAGGAAGAATTTGGATTTGAACATCCAATGGGTGGTCTGACAATTCCCTGCAGAGAAGATGCCTTCATAGATCTCATGTCTCAATTGAATGTGTTATGA
- the LOC107426682 gene encoding auxin-induced protein 15A — protein MGIRLMGIAHAKVQKLHKTLSSAARSQTSSTTTTNANNVPKGHFAVYVGDQTCKKRFVVPISYLNHPLFLDLLDRAEEEYGFDHPMGGLTIPCSLDYFISLISALNCS, from the coding sequence atgggtaTCCGATTGATGGGAATAGCTCATGCAAAAGTGCAGAAACTTCACAAAACACTTTCATCAGCTGCAAGATCACAAACTTCGTCTACCACTACTACAAATGCAAATAATGTTCCAAAAGGCCATTTTGCAGTTTATGTTGGAGACCAAACGTGCAAGAAGCGGTTCGTTGTTCCAATATCTTATTTGAACCATCCTCTTTTCCTTGATTTGTTAGATCGAGCTGAAGAAGAATATGGATTCGACCACCCTATGGGAGGCCTCACCATTCCATGCAGCTTAGACTACTTCATCAGTCTTATTTCTGCATTAAATTGTTCATAG
- the LOC107426690 gene encoding auxin-induced protein 15A-like, which produces MGFRLPNVVPVKILRRSLSNSMRADSFGDVPKGHLAVYVGDSEKKRYVIPLSFLNQPSFQDLLSQVEEEFGFEHSMGGLTIPYREDAFVALISHLS; this is translated from the coding sequence ATGGGTTTCCGGTTGCCTAATGTAGTTCCTGTCAAGATACTTAGAAGGTCACTCTCAAACTCAATGAGGGCAGATTCATTTGGAGATGTCCCAAAAGGCCATTTGGCAGTTTATGTTGGAGATTCAGAAAAGAAGCGATATGTGATTCCTTTATCATTTCTAAACCAGCCTTCATTCCAAGACTTGCTAAGTcaggttgaagaagaatttggaTTTGAACATTCAATGGGTGGTCTTACAATTCCCTACAGAGAAGATGCCTTCGTTGCTCTCATTTCTCACTTATCCTGA
- the LOC107426683 gene encoding auxin-induced protein 15A translates to MCFHLPRVVQAKQLIQRSFSNTDQASSTSVDVPKGYLAVYVGESDKKRFVIPVWYLNQPSFQDLLSEAEEAFGFDHPTGGLTIPCGEDAFVDLISRLNASLSVM, encoded by the coding sequence atgTGTTTTCACTTGCCAAGAGTAGTTCAAGCTAAGCAGCTTATTCAGAGATCTTTTTCAAATACAGACCAAGCCTCTTCAACATCAGTAGATGTTCCAAAAGGGTATTTGGCTGTTTATGTTGGGGAGAGCGATAAGAAGCGATTTGTGATTCCTGTTTGGTACCTGAACCAGCCTTCATTCCAAGACTTGCTAAGTGAAGCTGAAGAAGCATTTGGATTTGATCATCCTACGGGTGGTCTTACTATTCCCTGCGGGGAAGATGCCTTTGTTGATCTTATTTCTCGTTTGAACGCCTCATTAAGTGTTATGTAA